In Geminocystis sp. NIES-3709, a single genomic region encodes these proteins:
- a CDS encoding squalene/phytoene synthase family protein: MNLKKDALKTLKETSRTFYIPISRLPDGLQEAVTSAYLCMRAIDEIEDHPGIDNQLKVKILKEISLALQSGHENITREEMTEAVKSYQNLIPDVSYRFGEWALLAPPSIASRIWDATAAMADRMAYWAENNWTIKTKSNLDQYTFSVAGAVGLLLSDLWGWYDNTQTNREEAIGFGRGLQAVNILRNYREDKMRGVSFFPEGWQLDDMHKYARYNLSLADSYTKSLPKGPALQFCQIPLTLAHATLEVLILGKPKLSRSDVMALVSQVCS, encoded by the coding sequence ATGAATTTGAAGAAAGATGCCTTAAAAACTCTCAAGGAAACCAGTCGCACCTTCTATATTCCAATTAGTCGTTTACCCGATGGTCTTCAAGAAGCTGTTACATCTGCTTACCTTTGTATGAGAGCGATCGATGAAATCGAAGATCATCCAGGTATTGACAATCAGCTTAAAGTAAAAATTTTGAAAGAAATTAGTTTAGCATTACAATCAGGACATGAAAATATTACTCGTGAGGAAATGACGGAAGCAGTTAAATCTTATCAAAACTTAATACCTGACGTTAGTTATCGCTTTGGGGAATGGGCATTATTAGCACCGCCAAGTATTGCTTCGAGAATTTGGGATGCAACGGCGGCGATGGCAGATAGAATGGCTTATTGGGCAGAAAATAATTGGACAATCAAAACAAAATCTAATTTAGATCAATACACTTTTAGTGTTGCTGGTGCAGTGGGTTTACTGTTATCAGATTTATGGGGATGGTATGACAACACCCAAACAAATCGAGAGGAGGCTATTGGTTTTGGTAGGGGTTTACAAGCCGTTAATATTCTTCGCAACTATCGAGAAGATAAAATGAGAGGAGTTAGTTTTTTCCCTGAAGGTTGGCAATTGGATGATATGCACAAATACGCTCGTTATAATCTTAGTTTAGCGGATTCTTATACTAAATCATTACCCAAAGGACCTGCTTTACAATTTTGTCAAATACCTTTAACTCTTGCCCATGCGACTTTAGAAGTTCTTATTTTAGGAAAACCAAAACTTAGTCGCAGTGATGTTATGGCTTTAGTTTCCCAAGTTTGCAGTTAG
- a CDS encoding diguanylate cyclase, translating into MANYNPRNFLILAVDDNSINRILLEKLLKKEGYKISILSTSEDVMPYLVKMTPDLILLDLMMPNINGLELCERIKLNPNFQEIPVIFITASDEKQDLLKAFDLGAVDYITKPFHNQELLARIKNHLELKFTRDELKKALVELEKLAKTDDLTGISNRRHFISLAEREFNLARRQKRSFSLLILDIDYFKKINDTYGHPVGDLVIQFVAQQCVLCIRKEDLCARWGGEEFIIFLSETNLEDAVLVANRIRTNIYNEIIDIDSYKISLTVSIGVSVYKSDDTSVSQAISRSDMALYQAKNSGRNRVVDQDGILYEDKG; encoded by the coding sequence ATGGCTAATTATAATCCCAGAAACTTTCTTATTTTGGCAGTAGATGATAATTCTATTAATCGTATTTTACTGGAGAAACTTCTAAAAAAAGAAGGATATAAAATTTCAATTTTGAGTACGAGCGAAGATGTTATGCCTTATCTAGTAAAAATGACTCCAGATCTTATTTTATTGGATTTGATGATGCCTAACATTAATGGTTTAGAACTTTGTGAAAGAATTAAACTCAATCCTAACTTTCAAGAAATCCCCGTTATTTTTATTACTGCGAGTGATGAAAAACAAGATTTGCTAAAGGCTTTCGATTTAGGAGCAGTAGATTACATTACAAAACCTTTTCATAATCAAGAATTATTAGCGAGAATTAAAAATCATTTAGAATTAAAATTTACAAGGGATGAGTTAAAAAAAGCATTAGTAGAATTAGAAAAATTAGCTAAAACCGATGATTTAACTGGTATTTCAAACCGTCGTCATTTTATTTCTTTAGCAGAAAGAGAATTTAATTTAGCAAGAAGACAAAAAAGATCTTTTTCTTTACTGATTTTAGATATTGATTATTTTAAAAAAATTAATGACACCTATGGTCATCCAGTCGGAGATTTAGTTATTCAATTCGTGGCACAACAATGTGTTTTATGTATCAGAAAAGAAGATTTATGTGCTAGATGGGGAGGGGAGGAGTTTATCATTTTTCTTTCGGAAACTAACTTAGAAGATGCTGTATTGGTAGCTAATCGAATTAGGACAAATATTTATAATGAAATTATTGATATAGATTCTTATAAAATCAGTTTAACTGTGAGTATTGGAGTTTCTGTTTACAAATCTGATGATACCAGTGTTAGTCAGGCTATTTCTAGGAGTGATATGGCATTATATCAAGCAAAAAATAGTGGTAGAAATCGTGTTGTCGATCAAGATGGTATTTTATATGAAGATAAGGGCTAA
- a CDS encoding SIS domain-containing protein — MNYWVQERLKSLQEALDQKYCRSIDQVSKVVASHFQSGHTLLICGNGGSAADAQHIAAEFVGRFQIDRPGLPAIALGTNPATLTAWSNDHEFETIFARQVQCFGKAGDILWALSTSGRSRNIILALKAAKEKGMITIGMAGNDGGMMNSLIDYPLFVKEKHTPYVQEIHLITYHRICEQVEAQLFAHDSLQKRLAV, encoded by the coding sequence TTGAATTATTGGGTACAAGAACGTTTAAAATCATTACAAGAGGCCTTAGACCAAAAGTATTGTCGATCGATAGATCAAGTGAGTAAAGTAGTTGCTTCTCATTTTCAGTCAGGGCATACTCTTTTAATTTGTGGTAATGGAGGTTCAGCCGCCGATGCACAACATATTGCAGCAGAATTTGTCGGACGTTTTCAAATCGATCGACCTGGTTTACCTGCGATCGCATTAGGGACAAATCCTGCAACCTTAACAGCTTGGAGTAATGATCATGAATTTGAAACAATTTTTGCTCGTCAAGTACAATGTTTTGGCAAAGCAGGGGACATCCTTTGGGCATTATCTACATCTGGAAGATCTCGTAATATTATTCTTGCTTTAAAAGCAGCCAAGGAAAAAGGAATGATAACCATTGGCATGGCAGGAAATGATGGAGGAATGATGAATAGTTTAATTGATTATCCTCTTTTCGTAAAAGAAAAACATACTCCCTACGTTCAAGAAATACATTTAATCACCTATCATCGCATTTGTGAACAAGTAGAGGCTCAATTATTCGCTCATGATAGCTTACAAAAACGTTTAGCTGTTTAA